The stretch of DNA CTCCAGCGCCGGGACGGCGTCGCGTTCGAGCCGGTCCACCGCCGGCTCGGCGAGTTGCTGATGGAGAAGGTCGGCCTGGTGCTCCACGCCGACCGCCTCGACGCGGCCTTGAGCGAGATCCGAGACATCCGGGAGCACGAGGTGCCCCGGTTCACGGCGGAAAACCCCCACGAGCTGGCCAAGGTATGGGGCCTGACCCAGTACATGCAGGTGCTGGAGGCGACGCTGCGCGCCTACCGCTACCGCACCGAGAGCCGGGTGGCCTTCATCCGCGAGGACTACCCGGTCATCGACAACGTGAACTGGGTGAAGATGGTGGTGGTGAAGCAGGAGAACGGCGCGCTGCGGCTCTGGGACGAGCCCGTGCCCGAGTCCTGGCACGACCCCCACCCGGTGCGGCCGACGCAGAACCTGCATCTCGTGTTCCGCAACCAGGAGGCGCCTCATGCCGCGCGTTGAAGTGAACGAACAGGCGTGCACGGGCTGCGGCGTGTGCGTTGAGACCTGCCCCACCGACGTCCTGCGCCTCGACCCGCGGGAAAAGGCCTTCGCGGCCTACTCCGCGGACTGCCAGGGCTGTTTCGTGTGCCAGTGGGACTGCGCCTACGGGGCCATCCGCGTCGTGGTGAACGGATAGCGGCTCCCCATTAGGAGAGTCTCACTCGTTCCCTCAGCGTCCGCTTGTCCACCTTGTCGCCCGACGCGACCTTTGGGAACTCTTCCATCAGTTCCAGCCTGTCGGGGCGCTTGAAGGGGGCCAGCCCTTCGTCCAGCAGGAACCCGGTCACTTCGTCCAGGGTCAATGAGGCACCGCCCTCCGCAATGACGCATGCCGCGATGCGTTCTCCCATCTCCCGGTCGTCGTAGCCCACGACTGCCACCTCGCGCACCTTGGGATGACGGGCCAGCAGGTTCTCGATGTCGGCCGGGAAGATGTTCTGTCCGCCGCGGATGATGAGGTCCTGGTCCCGACCCATGAGGTAGATGTTGCCGGCGTCGTCCATGCGGCCCCACTCCTCCAGGTCCAGGAAACCGTCGGGGCGCCGGCGCGCGTTGAGGTCGGGGTTGTCGAGGAAGCGCGCGTCCGAGGGCAGCCCCCGGACCCACAGGCGGCCGGTCTCGCCTCTCGGAACCTCGTGGCCGTCCGCGTCCATGATGCGCATTTCGTTGCCTTCGAGAGGCCGGCCCACGGAGCCGATGCGGACGTCGGGAGGATCGTCCCATGAGGTGGCGCACAGGCCGCCGCAGTCCACGCTGCCGTAGCCTTGCATGATGCGGCAGCCAAGCCGCGCCTCGGCCGCGTGCCCGAGTCCGTGGGGCAGCGAGGAGCCGTGGCTGACGATGATGCGCAGGGAGCTGAAGTCGTGGTTGTCCAGGTCGGGCAGGGACAGCAGCCGGGAGATCATCGTGGGAACCATGGGCAGGACGTTCACCCGCTCCCGCGCCACCGTCTCGCAGGTAGCGCGGGGGTCGAAGTGGTCCCGCAGCACCACCCGCGCGCCGGACTCGCAGACCCCGTTGTACACCAGCCCGTCCGCCACCCCCGATATGATCGCCGTGACCGCGCACAGGGTGTCGTCCGCGCCGACCCGGAACCGCTGGAGGTGGAGCCAGGCGGTCAAAAGGCGCGTGTAGAGCGGCACCGCCGCGCACTTGGGCGTGCCGGTGGAGCCGCTGGTGGTGGCGAGCTGGCACACGTCCTCGACCCCGTAGCGCGTGCCGGCGAGGCGCCGCCTGCCCTCGTCCGTCACCGGTCGGGAAAGAACCGCCTCCAGCGGCAGGCATCCGTCGGGCACCTCGTCCCACGCTGCCAGCACATGGCGCAGCTCCGGCACTCGCACCTGGTCGAGAAGCCCGGCATGGTTGAAGCCCCGGTAGGTGGCGGGGATGATGGCGACCTCGGGGCGGGTGAAGCCCATGATGGATTCCATCTCCGCGCGCCGCAGGCTGGGTGCCACCGTCACGAGCCGGAGCCCGGCCTTCTCGCACGCCAGCCGCGCCAGTAGGAGTTCCGCCGAGTTGGGCATCTGGATAAGAACACGGCCGTCGCGCTCCAGGCCGAGGTCGAGCAGGGCCAGCGCCAGGGCGTCGGAAAGCTCCGCCACCTGGCCCCAGGTGAGACGCCGGCGCGCGTCCACCAGCGCCTCCCTGGAGTTGACGCGGCGCGCGTTGTCGTCGCAGAAGTCGGCCGCGGTCTTGAGCGGCATGTAGCGCGAGACCGCCTCCCGCAGAGCCGTATGCTGGTCCGACATGGGCTGCCCTCCGGCCACGGACACGCCTGGGGACGGTATCCCGACGGCGGTCCGACAAGCCTTTCTACTTTACGCCTTGGCTCTACATCAAACCGGCGACGCATCCGATCGCGTGCGCCATTGTTTCATAGTAGATTCGGTCCAACGTGAACCGCTGAGCAACGGAGGAACGCATCGCATGGTGATGATCATCAACGAGGAAGAGGCCAGGGAACTGATCTCCATGGGCGAGTGCATCGACCTGATGGAGGACGTGTTCCGGGAGTTGGGGCGAGGGAACGGGGTCAACCCGCCGCGGTTGCGCTACTCCTGCCCGACGCCCGACCCCAAGGCCAACTACTTCGCCAACATCCACGCCGGCGCGCTGCCCAAGTACGGGGTCGCGGCGCTGCGTTTGAACTCCCGGCTCACGGAGGAAAAGGACGACGAGACCCGCCGGGTGGAGTTCAAGCATCCCACCGGGCGCTACTGGGGGCAATTCCTCATCTACAGCCTGGAGACCGCCGAGCTTCTGGGCATCATCGTGGACGGCACCATCTCGCCCTTGCGCGTGGGCGCCACCAGCGGCGCCGCCGTCCGGCTGCTGGCGCGCCCGGACTCGCACGTGGCCGGGCTCTTCGGCACGGGCCATCAGGCGGAGTTGCACGCCCTTGCGCTGGCGGCCGCCCTGCCCCTCCGGCGCTTGAAGGTGTACAGCCCTTCACGCGTCCACCGGGAGGAATTCTGCGCCCGCTTCGGCGACGAACTGGGCATCCCCGTGGTCGCCGCCACCGAGCCGGGCGAGGTGGTAAAGGGCTCCGACGTGATCTGTTGCGCCACCAACTCGTCGGGTCCGGTGTTCGACGGCGAGGACCTGGAACCCGGTCAGACGGTGGTGTCCATCGTCAACAGCGACGTGGTG from Deltaproteobacteria bacterium encodes:
- a CDS encoding AMP-binding protein, which produces MSDQHTALREAVSRYMPLKTAADFCDDNARRVNSREALVDARRRLTWGQVAELSDALALALLDLGLERDGRVLIQMPNSAELLLARLACEKAGLRLVTVAPSLRRAEMESIMGFTRPEVAIIPATYRGFNHAGLLDQVRVPELRHVLAAWDEVPDGCLPLEAVLSRPVTDEGRRRLAGTRYGVEDVCQLATTSGSTGTPKCAAVPLYTRLLTAWLHLQRFRVGADDTLCAVTAIISGVADGLVYNGVCESGARVVLRDHFDPRATCETVARERVNVLPMVPTMISRLLSLPDLDNHDFSSLRIIVSHGSSLPHGLGHAAEARLGCRIMQGYGSVDCGGLCATSWDDPPDVRIGSVGRPLEGNEMRIMDADGHEVPRGETGRLWVRGLPSDARFLDNPDLNARRRPDGFLDLEEWGRMDDAGNIYLMGRDQDLIIRGGQNIFPADIENLLARHPKVREVAVVGYDDREMGERIAACVIAEGGASLTLDEVTGFLLDEGLAPFKRPDRLELMEEFPKVASGDKVDKRTLRERVRLS
- a CDS encoding ferredoxin family protein; amino-acid sequence: MPRVEVNEQACTGCGVCVETCPTDVLRLDPREKAFAAYSADCQGCFVCQWDCAYGAIRVVVNG